Proteins encoded by one window of Candidatus Nitrosocosmicus hydrocola:
- a CDS encoding cupredoxin domain-containing protein, with product MVSKTIYLTASLLAILSVIAIGASTNNSVFAQTDKVQASIVPGASTLTDTAVSPNPIEAKVGQTVVWTNDDTAFHTVTSGLIGAADAGKLFDSGLAGPTALTSKGKTFEHTFDAAGEIDYHCTLHPAMTGKVIVT from the coding sequence ATGGTAAGTAAAACAATTTATCTTACAGCGAGTCTACTTGCAATTTTAAGTGTGATAGCAATCGGAGCAAGCACAAACAATAGTGTTTTTGCTCAGACCGACAAAGTACAAGCATCTATAGTACCGGGGGCTTCTACCCTTACTGACACTGCAGTAAGTCCAAACCCGATTGAGGCAAAAGTTGGTCAAACCGTTGTATGGACAAATGATGATACTGCATTTCATACAGTTACATCCGGATTGATTGGCGCTGCTGATGCTGGAAAACTGTTTGACTCTGGCTTAGCTGGTCCAACAGCTCTTACAAGCAAAGGAAAAACATTCGAACACACATTTGATGCAGCAGGCGAAATTGATTATCACTGTACATTGCATCCTGCAATGACCGGTAAGGTAATCGTTACCTAA
- a CDS encoding DUF424 domain-containing protein, with the protein MNKNKIFALRKIKYQETTMINICDIDLLGKEINKGDFVINISKDYFLEEEIDEKEAMILLKSSSVLNLVGEKIVNLALRLRLAKENSVKVIENVPFLMVYSFVGHY; encoded by the coding sequence ATGAATAAAAACAAAATATTTGCATTAAGAAAAATCAAATATCAAGAAACAACAATGATCAATATTTGTGATATTGATTTATTGGGTAAAGAAATCAACAAAGGAGATTTTGTAATTAACATATCAAAAGACTACTTTCTCGAAGAGGAAATTGATGAAAAGGAGGCCATGATCTTGCTGAAGTCATCCTCAGTTCTTAATTTGGTAGGTGAAAAAATAGTAAACCTTGCATTGAGACTCAGACTCGCAAAAGAGAACAGCGTTAAGGTAATAGAGAATGTCCCGTTCTTGATGGTTTATAGTTTTGTAGGTCATTACTAG
- a CDS encoding DUF373 family protein: protein MPKWGQLENKVDLGKKKNYNNLGRFQDFSKVIIICIDRDDDIGIKGGLETPIIGKEACINAGTRLAIEDPEDSDCNAIFGAIKSYEEFKMKGYDVEIALVAGKYNRGVEGDVKITHEIDLVLEAYSADGAVVISDGEDDETAIPLIQGRVPIISIQRIIVRQSRSVEYSYAVLARYIKILFYDPRYSKFFLGLPGALLVTSGLSIIFGFSREAFALGISILGAAFILRAFDIDKSLSTLSKPSPSAFIRVFSYFAGTMIIIASILNGISHVPQEIIDSDQQLTSILTNKIVLSSFANGTITLLWIGIATIFAGVLLSNWFRGSIKIIYDILRLVVLGLFYIPMLQLTSLITERGNPFNLISSLLIGLAITLIAATFLFQYFRSRKGGEALKQDDQ from the coding sequence ATGCCTAAATGGGGTCAACTTGAAAATAAAGTAGATTTAGGAAAGAAGAAGAATTATAACAATTTAGGACGATTTCAAGATTTCTCCAAAGTCATTATAATATGTATAGATCGTGATGATGATATAGGTATTAAGGGTGGACTTGAGACTCCGATTATAGGAAAAGAAGCTTGTATCAACGCTGGAACAAGGCTAGCAATTGAAGATCCAGAAGATTCAGATTGCAACGCCATATTTGGTGCGATTAAATCGTATGAAGAATTTAAGATGAAGGGATATGATGTGGAAATAGCTTTGGTTGCTGGTAAGTATAACAGAGGAGTTGAAGGAGATGTAAAAATTACACATGAGATTGATCTTGTTTTAGAAGCATACTCTGCCGATGGTGCAGTGGTTATCTCCGATGGAGAAGATGATGAGACGGCAATCCCATTGATTCAGGGAAGGGTTCCTATTATTTCCATCCAAAGAATAATAGTAAGGCAGAGCCGCAGCGTAGAATATTCCTACGCTGTGCTAGCACGGTATATAAAAATCCTCTTTTACGATCCGAGGTATTCGAAATTCTTTTTAGGTCTACCAGGAGCGTTGTTAGTCACCAGTGGATTATCAATTATATTTGGATTTTCAAGGGAAGCATTTGCTCTAGGTATTAGCATTCTGGGGGCCGCCTTTATTCTAAGAGCGTTTGATATCGACAAATCACTTTCCACCCTTTCAAAACCAAGTCCTTCTGCATTCATAAGGGTATTTTCATACTTTGCAGGAACGATGATCATAATTGCATCAATTCTAAATGGAATTTCGCACGTTCCCCAAGAAATTATTGATTCTGATCAACAATTAACTTCTATATTGACAAACAAAATAGTATTGAGTAGTTTTGCTAATGGGACAATTACTCTACTTTGGATAGGAATTGCTACAATTTTTGCAGGAGTATTGTTAAGCAATTGGTTTAGGGGAAGTATAAAGATAATATACGATATATTGAGGCTAGTTGTTTTGGGGCTGTTTTATATTCCCATGTTGCAGTTGACTTCATTAATAACAGAACGCGGAAATCCTTTTAATTTAATATCATCATTGCTAATAGGATTGGCAATTACATTGATAGCAGCTACCTTTTTGTTCCAATACTTTAGAAGCAGGAAAGGCGGAGAAGCATTGAAACAAGATGACCAGTAA
- a CDS encoding cupredoxin domain-containing protein, whose amino-acid sequence MVKETVYLVTGIIAILWLGYLGSSTNNSVLAQSANVNASIVYGASSLTDTAYSPNPIEIMVNQSVLWTNDDFTFHTVTSGSAGAADAGKAFDSGLAGPTMLSSQGKTFEHTFEIPGEYPYFCILHPAMVGIVIVK is encoded by the coding sequence ATGGTAAAGGAAACTGTTTATCTTGTGACAGGCATAATAGCAATTCTGTGGCTTGGATACTTGGGTTCAAGTACAAACAATAGTGTTTTAGCTCAGAGCGCCAACGTAAATGCATCCATAGTTTATGGGGCATCTTCTCTTACTGATACTGCTTATAGTCCTAATCCTATTGAGATCATGGTTAACCAATCTGTTTTATGGACAAACGATGATTTCACTTTTCATACCGTAACTTCCGGCAGCGCAGGCGCAGCCGATGCTGGTAAAGCATTTGATTCAGGATTGGCTGGTCCTACCATGTTGAGCAGTCAGGGAAAAACATTCGAACACACTTTTGAAATACCCGGAGAATACCCGTACTTTTGTATCCTACATCCTGCAATGGTCGGTATTGTAATAGTGAAGTAA
- a CDS encoding bis(5'-nucleosyl)-tetraphosphatase, with amino-acid sequence MYDEISAGAVLYLNDEGPEIKYLILNYSYGHWDFPKGNIEAGETELETVFREISEETGITDIQIIEGFRQQISYKYRKKSKLVNKAVIYYLAETKSRHVVLSFEHNNFGWYSFDQALVKLSFENSKKVLRNANQLLS; translated from the coding sequence ATGTATGATGAAATTTCCGCCGGGGCTGTTTTGTACTTAAATGACGAGGGTCCAGAGATAAAATACTTGATACTCAATTATAGTTATGGCCATTGGGATTTCCCTAAAGGAAATATTGAAGCAGGAGAAACAGAACTTGAAACAGTTTTTCGGGAAATATCAGAAGAAACGGGAATTACTGACATTCAAATTATCGAAGGATTTCGACAACAAATTTCTTATAAATATAGAAAGAAGTCAAAATTAGTGAATAAGGCAGTAATATACTATTTGGCAGAAACTAAATCAAGGCATGTGGTTTTGTCTTTTGAACATAATAACTTTGGATGGTATTCCTTTGACCAGGCATTGGTAAAACTCTCGTTTGAAAATAGCAAAAAGGTATTAAGAAATGCTAATCAATTGCTTTCGTAG
- a CDS encoding 6-hydroxymethylpterin diphosphokinase MptE-like protein, producing MRFNSWYCHYQTIVKYLDLRVEEDFISTVQLSHYLDDNRENLKYFEKINQSKSIIIGAGPSIEDPKIQDYIVGTYDKFASKSYNSRKSKLVLMVADGATELLLELGVIPDFVITDLDGHYESLVTANKKGSVMVIHAHGDNIEKIKSSVSNFRNVVGTTQGFPLSNIFNFGGFTDGDRGVFLADHFFAKEIILVGMDFDSRIGHFSKRNVLNHDFKRRKLCVAKNLLGLLSKKTISEMIQISSSRYASPIYGVDKNIIM from the coding sequence TTGAGGTTTAATAGTTGGTATTGTCACTATCAGACGATTGTAAAGTATTTAGATCTACGAGTTGAAGAGGATTTCATAAGTACTGTACAATTATCGCATTATTTGGATGACAACCGTGAAAATCTAAAATACTTTGAGAAAATTAACCAAAGCAAATCAATAATTATAGGAGCTGGCCCAAGTATAGAGGATCCCAAGATCCAGGATTATATTGTTGGTACCTATGATAAATTTGCCTCCAAATCATACAATTCAAGAAAGTCAAAATTAGTATTAATGGTTGCAGACGGCGCTACTGAATTACTTTTGGAATTAGGCGTTATACCTGATTTTGTAATAACCGATTTAGATGGACATTATGAATCCTTGGTTACTGCTAATAAGAAAGGCTCTGTCATGGTTATTCATGCTCATGGTGATAATATTGAAAAAATTAAATCATCCGTTTCGAATTTTAGAAACGTTGTTGGAACAACCCAAGGTTTCCCCTTATCTAATATCTTCAATTTCGGAGGTTTTACAGATGGTGACAGAGGTGTTTTTCTTGCAGATCATTTTTTTGCAAAGGAAATAATACTTGTTGGAATGGATTTTGATTCTAGAATAGGTCATTTTTCTAAAAGAAATGTGCTCAATCATGACTTTAAAAGGAGAAAGTTGTGTGTTGCTAAAAATCTACTCGGATTGCTGTCAAAGAAGACTATATCTGAGATGATTCAAATCTCTAGCTCCCGGTACGCTTCACCTATTTATGGGGTAGATAAAAACATAATTATGTGA
- the sucD gene encoding succinate--CoA ligase subunit alpha: protein MDTKFDIFNLLIGNSNDADYEKKPVIIQGMTGSFGSTHTRLMREYGTNIVAGVTPGKGGSKFEGVSVFNSMKEAVETTGSKISGVFVPAPYFYDAAREALDSGIKLLVAIPEHVPIIDSIKIYEYAERNGARMIGPNTPGVIIPGTMKVGIMPAQPFTKGNTVVFSRSGTLMYEVSYHLSNSGFGQRLGLGIGGDPINGTNLIDSFDLIREREDVDSVVVVGEIGGDAEEMLAQYIIKTNFSKPVVAYIAGRSAPKEKRMGHAGAIVYGNYGSADSKIESYSKANVPVAKSPREVPLLLRTLLKK, encoded by the coding sequence TTGGATACAAAATTTGATATATTTAATTTATTAATTGGCAACAGTAATGATGCCGACTATGAAAAAAAACCGGTAATAATCCAAGGAATGACTGGTAGTTTTGGGTCAACTCATACAAGATTGATGCGCGAATACGGAACAAATATAGTTGCAGGAGTTACACCTGGTAAAGGAGGCTCTAAATTTGAAGGAGTTTCAGTCTTTAATTCTATGAAAGAAGCTGTAGAAACCACAGGATCTAAAATTTCAGGTGTATTTGTACCAGCGCCTTACTTTTATGATGCTGCAAGGGAAGCATTAGACAGTGGGATTAAGCTTCTTGTAGCCATACCTGAACACGTACCAATTATTGATTCTATCAAGATTTATGAGTATGCTGAAAGGAATGGTGCCAGAATGATTGGTCCAAACACCCCCGGAGTCATAATCCCAGGTACAATGAAAGTTGGAATTATGCCTGCCCAACCATTTACAAAAGGTAACACTGTGGTATTTTCAAGGAGTGGTACTTTAATGTATGAAGTCTCTTATCATCTTTCAAATTCTGGATTTGGTCAGCGTTTAGGATTGGGAATTGGCGGGGATCCAATAAATGGGACAAACCTTATTGATTCTTTTGACCTCATTAGAGAGAGAGAAGACGTCGATTCGGTAGTTGTTGTTGGAGAAATAGGCGGTGATGCAGAGGAAATGTTAGCCCAATATATTATCAAAACAAATTTTTCAAAACCTGTGGTTGCGTATATTGCAGGACGATCCGCTCCGAAGGAAAAACGAATGGGACATGCGGGAGCTATAGTATATGGAAATTACGGTTCAGCCGATTCAAAGATAGAAAGTTATTCCAAGGCAAACGTCCCGGTTGCAAAAAGTCCAAGGGAAGTCCCTCTATTGCTAAGGACTCTGTTAAAGAAATAG
- a CDS encoding succinate--CoA ligase subunit beta produces the protein MRLLEYQGKELFNQFGIKTPQSILVQNMDEARSAAEKLGYPFVLKSQLTVGGRGKAGAIQKCKDSDELDSKFNELLHKEVKGELPRGILLEKMVEIVKEIYLSIFLNRSKRCFSIIASSEGGVDIEQTENKVIKEITINGISDEIASEIVHKLNIPMESREGFISLLFNLFKVIVEKEAELAEINPLAIVSDGTLLALDAKVIIDDNSLFRHKDLLKYLHLSDLEKQASDNGFSFVELEGNIAIIGNGAGLVMSTLDMVTDAKGSAGSFLDFGGRATSETIYEAIKVISRIPKIKAILVNLFGGIVRTDLVALGILDAYKNDILKVPVFARISGAQSEKAKELLQGSEARLFDTVEEAINAVVLKVNNTN, from the coding sequence ATGCGACTTCTTGAATATCAAGGTAAAGAGCTATTCAATCAGTTCGGTATTAAGACGCCTCAATCTATCTTAGTTCAAAACATGGATGAGGCAAGATCTGCCGCAGAGAAATTAGGTTATCCATTCGTATTAAAATCACAATTGACTGTAGGTGGTCGTGGTAAAGCCGGAGCAATTCAAAAATGCAAGGATTCTGATGAATTGGATTCCAAATTCAATGAATTGCTACATAAGGAGGTAAAAGGGGAGCTTCCGCGCGGTATATTGTTGGAAAAAATGGTCGAAATAGTGAAGGAAATTTATTTGTCAATCTTTCTGAATAGAAGTAAAAGATGCTTCTCTATTATTGCTTCGTCAGAAGGTGGGGTTGATATTGAGCAAACCGAAAACAAGGTAATCAAAGAAATAACAATTAATGGTATTTCCGATGAAATAGCTTCCGAAATTGTTCACAAATTAAATATTCCGATGGAGTCACGAGAAGGTTTTATTTCATTGTTATTTAATTTATTCAAAGTTATAGTCGAAAAAGAAGCTGAGCTAGCTGAGATTAACCCATTGGCAATAGTTTCGGATGGCACATTGTTGGCTTTAGATGCAAAAGTGATAATAGATGACAATTCTCTATTTCGGCATAAAGATCTTCTAAAATATTTGCATTTAAGCGATCTCGAAAAACAAGCTTCAGATAACGGATTCTCATTTGTAGAACTTGAAGGTAATATTGCAATAATTGGTAATGGTGCTGGCCTCGTGATGTCTACACTCGATATGGTTACCGATGCCAAGGGAAGCGCAGGTTCCTTCCTGGATTTTGGAGGACGTGCTACAAGTGAAACTATTTATGAAGCAATTAAAGTAATAAGCCGAATTCCAAAAATAAAGGCAATTCTAGTTAATTTGTTTGGAGGAATAGTCAGAACTGACTTAGTAGCGCTGGGAATACTGGATGCCTATAAAAATGATATCTTAAAAGTACCGGTTTTTGCTCGTATCTCGGGAGCCCAGTCTGAAAAAGCAAAAGAATTACTTCAAGGAAGCGAAGCTCGATTGTTTGATACAGTAGAGGAAGCAATAAATGCTGTTGTTCTTAAGGTCAATAATACTAATTAG
- a CDS encoding NERD domain-containing protein — MVKLLSKISSSPEGVEIEFNNDPKMLEFLLSRGIIVKNNNFVENNSSNKISLGIAAVGIGADVLEVCRLISWKDFEIFSSEILRFHNYFVYVNYRIKNPTRQIDIIGVRSKNALIVDCKHWKHTSFSALQEAVKKQKERSDLLGDKKQPLGIRKIYPIIVTFLQCEFHYISDVPIVPIQNFNSFLLDFDNYNDNFFYTLA; from the coding sequence TTGGTAAAACTACTAAGTAAGATTAGTTCGTCACCTGAAGGAGTTGAAATCGAATTTAACAATGATCCTAAAATGCTTGAATTCCTCTTGTCTAGAGGGATAATTGTAAAAAACAACAATTTTGTTGAAAATAATTCGTCCAATAAAATTTCCCTTGGTATTGCTGCAGTAGGAATTGGTGCTGATGTACTGGAGGTTTGCAGGTTGATAAGTTGGAAGGATTTTGAAATATTTTCGTCCGAAATATTAAGGTTCCATAATTATTTTGTATACGTTAATTACAGGATCAAGAATCCAACGCGACAAATAGATATTATAGGAGTACGTTCAAAGAACGCCCTAATAGTCGATTGCAAGCATTGGAAGCATACTTCCTTTTCTGCATTACAAGAGGCCGTTAAGAAGCAAAAGGAGCGAAGTGATTTACTCGGTGATAAAAAACAACCATTAGGAATAAGAAAGATATACCCTATAATCGTAACGTTTCTTCAATGTGAATTTCATTACATTAGTGACGTTCCAATAGTTCCAATACAAAATTTCAATTCTTTCTTGTTAGATTTTGACAACTACAATGATAATTTTTTTTATACTCTAGCCTAA
- the guaA gene encoding glutamine-hydrolyzing GMP synthase produces MDKIVVLDFGSQYSHLICRRVRDSNVYCELVPYNLPLDKIMDLDPKGIIFSGGPASVYAKDSPKPDSKIFEAGIPILGICYGHQLIIDHYNGKIKRVDKREYGNSSLEISDKTNLFRNIQSDTLKCWMSHSDAAEILPEGFKILGKTNSSFSAAIGNNERKVFGLQFHPEVAHTESGDIILNNFAKVISRASPEWSMTNFVETITNEIKSKTKDERVLCAVSGGIDSTTCAVLISKAIKNNLKCVFVDNGLLRENEKETVQEIFNEKLKIPLSVVDASERFQKKLEKITDPEVKRKKIGEEFARVFTEFAENEGPFHWLAQGTLYPDVIESGVSGGPATVIKTHHNVGGLPEWLHLKVLEPLRFLYKDEVRNVARILGIPQDILNRHPFPGPGLAVRIIGEVTPEKIRIVRRASKIVEDILIEDKLYDKVWQAFAIVGDDRAVGILGDERLEARIVTIRVMESVDAMTADWVRLPNDTLEKISSRITNEIENVAWVTYAISSKPPSTIEPQ; encoded by the coding sequence ATGGACAAAATAGTGGTATTAGATTTCGGATCACAATATAGTCACTTAATATGCAGAAGGGTAAGAGATTCCAACGTTTACTGCGAATTGGTACCATATAATTTACCACTTGATAAAATAATGGATTTAGATCCAAAAGGAATAATTTTTTCAGGGGGTCCTGCTAGTGTGTATGCTAAGGATTCTCCAAAACCAGATAGCAAGATTTTTGAAGCTGGGATTCCCATTTTAGGGATATGTTATGGACATCAGTTAATTATAGACCATTATAATGGAAAAATAAAAAGAGTTGACAAAAGAGAATATGGGAATTCATCGCTTGAGATTTCCGATAAAACAAACCTATTTAGAAATATACAGTCAGATACTCTAAAATGTTGGATGAGTCATAGTGACGCAGCAGAGATACTTCCTGAAGGCTTTAAAATCTTAGGAAAGACCAATAGTTCATTTTCCGCAGCCATAGGAAATAACGAGAGGAAAGTCTTTGGACTACAATTCCACCCTGAGGTTGCTCATACAGAGAGTGGGGATATCATATTGAATAATTTTGCCAAAGTAATCAGCAGGGCAAGTCCAGAATGGAGCATGACTAACTTTGTCGAAACCATCACTAATGAAATAAAATCAAAGACAAAAGACGAAAGGGTTCTTTGTGCTGTCAGTGGAGGAATCGATTCCACTACTTGTGCTGTTCTCATTAGTAAAGCTATAAAAAATAACTTAAAGTGTGTATTCGTTGATAATGGCCTGTTGAGGGAAAATGAAAAAGAAACAGTTCAAGAAATATTTAATGAGAAATTAAAAATACCGCTGAGTGTCGTTGATGCCAGTGAAAGATTTCAAAAGAAATTAGAGAAGATAACTGATCCGGAGGTGAAACGAAAAAAGATTGGGGAAGAATTTGCCAGAGTATTTACGGAGTTTGCTGAAAATGAGGGACCATTTCATTGGTTGGCGCAAGGAACTTTGTATCCCGATGTGATTGAAAGTGGAGTTTCTGGAGGACCAGCGACCGTAATAAAAACTCATCATAACGTTGGCGGATTGCCTGAATGGCTCCATTTAAAGGTACTAGAACCTTTGAGGTTCTTGTATAAAGACGAGGTACGAAATGTAGCGAGGATACTTGGAATTCCCCAAGATATACTGAATAGACATCCATTTCCGGGGCCGGGATTAGCTGTCAGGATTATAGGAGAAGTTACACCAGAAAAAATAAGAATAGTTAGGAGAGCAAGCAAAATAGTTGAGGATATTTTAATTGAAGATAAATTATATGATAAAGTTTGGCAAGCGTTTGCTATCGTAGGGGATGACAGAGCTGTAGGGATTTTAGGGGATGAGAGATTGGAAGCTCGCATTGTAACTATCAGAGTTATGGAATCAGTAGACGCCATGACTGCTGACTGGGTACGCCTACCAAATGATACACTAGAGAAGATAAGTTCAAGAATAACTAATGAGATTGAAAATGTTGCCTGGGTTACATATGCAATTTCAAGTAAACCTCCTTCAACTATAGAGCCTCAGTAG
- a CDS encoding Fe(2+)-trafficking protein, protein MSKTCLKCNKEFDESNVEDPLSQKYPSCPECWKEWTTYAVMVMNEMRLDMSLPEHRKALRKYEKGFFEKTMGEIEKKPEEK, encoded by the coding sequence ATGTCAAAAACATGCCTTAAATGTAATAAAGAATTTGACGAAAGTAACGTAGAAGATCCACTTTCTCAAAAGTACCCCTCTTGTCCAGAATGTTGGAAGGAATGGACTACATATGCAGTGATGGTAATGAATGAAATGAGACTCGACATGTCTCTCCCCGAACATAGGAAAGCACTCAGAAAATATGAAAAAGGGTTTTTTGAAAAGACAATGGGAGAAATAGAAAAGAAGCCAGAGGAAAAGTAA
- the uppS gene encoding polyprenyl diphosphate synthase encodes MPLTDNLIKLLYTVSRQNLIYRIYEKHLIKEINQFPFPQHIGIILDGNRRWSKIKDMDKVMGHQMGADIAEDMLNWIYDLGIKITTVYVLSNENLSRDRNELENIYLLLEEKLVGLYNDNRIHKKQIRVKSIGEFDKLPETLQEILKKLEDRTEKYSNMYLNIAIAYGGQRELIDAIRKIAYSVKENKIKVEDIDEKVIEANLYTAHLPQAEPDLILRTSGEKRLSGFLLWQSAYSELVFVDIFWPEFRKIDLMRAIRTFQKRARRYGK; translated from the coding sequence ATGCCTTTAACAGATAACCTAATAAAATTATTGTATACGGTATCAAGGCAAAATCTAATTTATAGAATTTATGAAAAGCACCTAATAAAAGAAATTAATCAATTTCCTTTTCCGCAGCATATCGGGATCATTTTAGATGGAAACAGGAGATGGTCGAAAATAAAGGACATGGACAAAGTTATGGGTCATCAAATGGGTGCTGACATTGCCGAAGATATGTTAAACTGGATATATGATTTAGGAATAAAAATTACAACGGTATATGTATTGTCAAATGAAAACCTAAGTCGCGATCGAAATGAGTTAGAAAACATCTACTTGTTACTCGAGGAGAAATTAGTGGGTTTATACAACGATAATCGTATACATAAAAAACAAATACGCGTAAAATCAATTGGCGAATTTGATAAGCTTCCTGAAACCCTGCAAGAAATACTAAAAAAATTGGAAGACAGAACAGAAAAGTATAGTAACATGTACTTAAACATTGCAATCGCCTATGGGGGACAACGGGAATTGATTGATGCAATTCGAAAAATAGCATACTCCGTTAAGGAGAATAAGATTAAAGTCGAAGACATTGATGAGAAAGTAATAGAAGCCAATTTGTATACTGCGCACTTACCTCAGGCAGAACCAGATCTTATACTACGGACATCTGGTGAAAAACGTTTGAGTGGATTTTTATTATGGCAAAGTGCTTATAGTGAACTTGTTTTTGTGGATATTTTCTGGCCCGAATTTAGAAAAATTGATTTAATGCGCGCAATTAGAACGTTTCAGAAAAGAGCGAGAAGATATGGAAAATAG
- a CDS encoding CoA-binding protein, with the protein MEDRDNTPDSRLKEIYQFKNIAVVGMSPTEGKPANYVPKYLIEKGYNVIPVNPIYDNILGRKSYPKVSDIPHTVDIVDIFRKSEDIPPITQDVIQKHGIKVLWMQLGIHNQEARETAEKNGLEVIYNRCILREHQRLFL; encoded by the coding sequence ATGGAGGATAGAGATAATACCCCAGATAGTAGACTTAAGGAAATTTACCAATTCAAGAACATAGCAGTAGTCGGAATGTCTCCGACTGAAGGTAAACCAGCTAACTATGTTCCAAAATATTTAATTGAAAAAGGTTATAATGTAATTCCTGTCAATCCCATTTATGATAACATTTTAGGACGAAAATCATATCCTAAAGTATCAGATATTCCTCATACAGTAGATATCGTAGACATTTTTAGAAAATCCGAAGATATCCCTCCGATTACTCAAGACGTTATCCAGAAGCATGGAATTAAAGTGCTCTGGATGCAGTTGGGGATTCACAATCAAGAAGCAAGAGAAACTGCTGAAAAAAATGGTTTGGAGGTAATTTATAATAGATGTATACTTAGAGAGCATCAAAGACTATTCTTGTGA
- a CDS encoding orotidine 5'-phosphate decarboxylase translates to MNNSTSFKERINSISKDKRTGIVLAIDPLYGTKDILEYVIEKIESLSYYCCAIKLNFHVILPLSITDLKKITKTAHDNNVQVIADLKLNDIFETNRSAIQNLASMGFDCAIVNPFVGKTSLISITQFARSLNFGIIALVYMSHPDAVDGYGAMVRSPSDENKKNILLPLYRSFYNNCLAADVDGVVIGGNRLDIIKEFAELGPSPLPIYSPGLITQGGNVEQALKSGTKYLIIGRAIIESDTPIITIKTIRDSTLNKKP, encoded by the coding sequence ATGAATAATTCAACTTCTTTCAAAGAAAGAATCAATTCAATATCTAAAGACAAGAGAACGGGTATTGTTTTGGCTATAGATCCCTTATACGGAACAAAGGACATCCTTGAATATGTTATTGAGAAAATAGAAAGCCTAAGTTACTATTGTTGTGCTATAAAGTTGAATTTTCATGTTATTTTACCATTATCCATCACTGACCTTAAGAAAATAACAAAGACTGCCCATGATAATAATGTTCAGGTAATTGCTGATCTAAAATTAAATGATATTTTTGAAACAAATAGATCAGCCATACAGAACTTGGCTTCAATGGGATTTGATTGTGCTATAGTTAATCCTTTTGTTGGTAAAACCAGCTTGATTTCCATCACTCAATTTGCACGCTCTCTTAATTTTGGCATTATCGCATTGGTTTACATGAGTCATCCAGATGCAGTTGATGGATATGGAGCTATGGTTCGATCTCCATCTGATGAAAATAAAAAAAACATTCTCTTACCGTTATATAGGTCATTCTACAATAATTGTCTTGCCGCCGATGTCGACGGAGTTGTTATAGGAGGGAATAGATTAGATATTATTAAGGAATTCGCTGAGTTAGGACCTTCACCACTTCCAATATATTCTCCTGGATTGATTACTCAAGGTGGAAACGTTGAGCAAGCATTGAAATCTGGAACTAAATACTTAATCATAGGAAGAGCCATCATCGAATCAGACACTCCAATTATTACAATTAAAACTATACGTGATTCCACACTAAATAAGAAGCCGTAA